A single region of the Euwallacea similis isolate ESF13 chromosome 22, ESF131.1, whole genome shotgun sequence genome encodes:
- the Prosap gene encoding SH3 and multiple ankyrin repeat domains protein 2 isoform X2, with the protein MSNNGFIENFSLSEIKFSICDIHLAKMEEEDELMRGGPQDSGYLLVRINVPELSVQKCLQFPRDQLVWDVKQQCLAALPKELKESFNYGLFFPPENGRAGKFLDEERRLGDYPFNGPVGYLELKYKRRVYKMITLDEKQLKSLHTRANLRRFLDYVQNGQVEKITKMCSKGLDPNFHCQESGETPLTIATGIKKPDKVLMALVNGGAILDYRTKDGSTALHRAVEHRSVEALKTLLELGASPNYKDNKGLTPLYFTISPNVDPVFAETLLHDHATTGAADTQGWQEVHQACKHGLFKHLEHLLFYGADMNAHNASGNTPLHVCAVNGQDSCARQLLFRGADRQALNYANQTPCQVAVIAGNMELVELIQNYRQEDVVPFRGPPSYNPKRRSAVGLLTRAPSLSTLHLPPSPCPSDRSSLPFSSASSSLSDGSVPPEMDTASIVTVLALGVTDKSLGDASDIISDSSGVGTANSDTTNCSMSMPGSTVVCVESYSPKEKGHISIREGELIEVTGATDDGYLEGNVRSSGNRSGLFPAHCVQEVKLRHTIQAPMIVARDARIPVPSQSGSRVVGRRESTSKQFATAPRSKKPYSPMCLEPRTVVLHKGRKGFGFILRGAKAMSPLMEMTPSDLKCPALQYLDDVDPGGVADMAGLKKGDFLLRINNEDVSSASHEHVVDLIRKSGNLVQMTVITWDPPTAHGTMHMSRSANLPSGDFPDNPGSRQFSTLPRKMGGVMGSIGRPAQAPLPPRRDPKTTLSIGRARAKSLVAGLGGDRDETDDMAKSSSAESIQQTPCGTGTSTPVQPRTASIRQRPTSTRMGHTALEDLFHKQQQDLDSTNQNCNINFETISISSTGSGTKGRVYASVAEMKRNRSKVKSKFIDIFGGQELRRTFHSTPDLAQEVAYLTNSQTLPNIKNHRSQEDLGVIMGVNRNLPPPNHPPPPPPQQVLKFEIPRPRSENLQGRDAISEGIASSFNPSANAKLYAAPDDLKTVAYRSKSNASQSSRPILRKSQSLKQTQYQSSLNTSGPAAPCISSQIQTNPYAQPFRTARSNSTASNRTKRKKIPTSKSASNIVQLGHAGPPTTPEPDYSCTDSEEEVEVEQRDLTGLAGRLSSVQLQPVENSGNSNTSGSSSGSNSVPHSFSVEEIQKTRSQLKSSKSYPDDFFKKQNASSAKMEAAEDGDNSSSGVSSDQEITTVSSSEYHTTTDAALKIQRPQASLLKRHAVSLAQLPPPIENENDEKEEFCLPPPPEFNESQAALMTAEELVVAPPPQFSDNRQVTRVRIVGAVPKGVPALNKAQPKMKQGRLHSQ; encoded by the exons GAACTTAAGGAAAGCTTCAACTATGGCCTGTTTTTCCCTCCGGAGAATGGCAGAGCTGGCAAGTTTCTGGATGAGGAACGACGCCTCGGAGACTATCCCTTTAATGGACCTGTGGGCTATCTCGAG CTCAAGTATAAGCGTCGAGTTTATAAAATGATCACTTTGGACGAAAAACAGctgaaaagtttgcacactagGGCAAATCTTCGCCGATTCCTGGATTACGTTCAGAATGGGCAGGTAgagaaaattacgaaaatgtGCTCGAAGGGACTGGATCCGAATTTCCATTGCCAGGAATCGGGAG aaacACCTTTAACTATCGCCACAGGCATAAAGAAACCTGACAAAGTGCTCATGGCTCTGGTGAATGGAGGGGCGATCCTGGATTACCGAACCAAAGACGGTTCCACGGCCCTACATCGAGCTGTGGAACACAGAAGTGTAGAGGCTCTCAAGACCTTATTAGAGCTGGGAGCCTCTCCCAATTACAAGGACAACAAAGGGCTCACTCCTCTCTATTTCACCATAAGCCCTAATGTGGATCCGGTGTTTGCAGAAACCCTTCTGCATGACCACGCGACGACTGGGGCTGCAGACACCCAGGGATGGCAAGAGGTTCATCAG GCGTGCAAACACGGCCTATTCAAGCACCTCGAGCATCTCTTGTTCTATGGCGCAGACATGAATGCGCATAATGCGTCCGGAAACACGCCCCTTCATGTGTGCGCAGTCAACGGACAGGACTCTTGCGCGCGTCAATTATTATTCCGCGGCGCAGATCGACAGGCGCTCAACTACGCTAATCAGACGCCCTGTCAAGTAGCTGTGATAGCTGGCAACATGGAGCTGGTTGAGCTGATCCAAAATTATCGGCAAGAGGATGTTG TCCCTTTTCGCGGACCCCCCAGCTACAACCCCAAAAGGCGTAGCGCCGTTGGATTGTTGACCAGAGCTCCCTCATTGAGCACCCTCCATTTACCACCCTCTCCCTGTCCTAGTGACCGATCCTCCCTCCCTTTTAGCTCTGCCAGTTCTAGTCTCAGCGACGGAAGTGTCCCTCCAGAGATGGATACTGCCAGCATCGTTACAG TGCTTGCACTGGGTGTTACAGACAAAAGTCTCGGCGACGCTAGCGACATCATCAGTGATAGTTCTGGAGTGGGTACTGCCAACTCAGATACCACGAACTGCAGCATGTCCATGCCCGGAAGTACTGTGGTTTGCGTGGAATCTTATTCTCCCAAGGAAAAGGGCCATATTAGTATCAGGGAGGGAGAACTGATTGAGG TGACTGGAGCTACAGATGACGGTTACCTCGAAGGCAACGTTCGCAGTTCTGGCAACCGTTCCGGACTGTTTCCGGCCCATTGCGTCCAAGAAGTCAAATTACGGCACACAATCCAGGCCCCCATGATCGTTGCGCGTGACGCCAGAATTCCAGTGCCATCTCAATCTGGGAGTCGTGTAGTCGGGAGGCGAGAGAGTACGTCCAAGCAATTCGCCACAGCTCCCAGATCCAAAAAACC ATATTCTCCAATGTGTTTGGAGCCTCGAACCGTGGTCCTCCACAAAGGAAGAAAAGGGTTCGGGTTTATTCTTCGAGGAGCCAAAGCCATGTCGCCCTTAATGGAAATGACCCCGTCCGACCTCAAGTGTCCTGCCCTACAATACCTAGATGATGTCGATCCGGGTGGAGTGGCCGATATGGCAGGTTTAAAAAAGGGCGACTTTTTACTGAGGATAAATAACGAGGACGTATCGTCAGCGTCACACGAGCATGTGGTTGACCTAATCCGAAAATCTGGAAACTTGGTCCAAATGACGGTTATTACGTGGGATCCGCCCACCGCACACGGCACAATGCACATGAGCAGATCGGCAAATCTGCCCTCCGGTGATTTCCCAGACAATCCAGGCTCGAGGCAATTCTCCACTCTACCTCGAAAGATGGGCGGTGTGATGGGCAGTATAGGACGGCCTGCACAAGCGCCTTTGCCGCCCAGGAGAGATCCCAAAACCACGCTGAGTATTGGTAGAGCTCGGGCGAAAAGTCTAGTTGCCGGATTAG GAGGAGATAGAGACGAGACTGATGACATGGCTAAATCAAGTTCTGCGGAATCGATCCAGCAGACGCCTTGCGGCACTGGGACCTCCACCCCAGTCCAGCCTAGAACTGCGTCCATAAGACAAAGACCCACCTCTACAAGGATGGGGCACACGGCCCTGGAAGATCTCTTCCACAAGCAACAGCAGGATTTGGATAGTACAAACCAGAATTGTAATATTAACTTCGAAACTATTAGCATTAGCAGCACGGGATCCGGGACGAAGGGCAGGGTATATGCTAGTGTGGCTGAAATGAAACGTAATAGGTCCAAG gttaaatcaaaattcatcgACATCTTTGGTGGTCAAGAACTGCGCAGGACCTTCCACAGCACCCCAGATCTGGCCCAGGAAGTGGCTTATTTGACCAATTCCCAAACATTGCCCAACATAAAGAACCATCGAAGTCAAGAGGACCTGGGCGTGATTATGGGAGTCAATCGAAATCTGCCTCCTCCCAATCATCCGCCTCCACCTCCACCTCAACAGGTTCTCAAGTTTGAAATACCTAGACCCAGatctgaaaatttgcaagGCAGAGATGCAATATCTGAAG gtaTCGCATCATCTTTCAATCCTTCGGCAAATGCAAAGCTCTACGCTGCTCCAGATGATCTGAAAACTGTAGCTTATAGGTCGAAAAGTAATGCTTCGCAATCGTCCAGGCCAATTTTACGGAAGTCTCAGAGCTTGAAGCAGACGCAATATCAATCTTCGTTGAATACCTCCGGACCGGCCGCGCCTTGCATATCCAGCCAAATTCAGACGAATCCCTATGCTCAGCCATTCCGGACTGCTAGGTCAAATTCCACAGCAAGCAATAGgaccaaaaggaaaaaaatcccAACAAGCAAATCGGCATCGAATATTGTGCAATTAGGACATGCAGGTCCTCCGACCACGCCGGAACCAGACTACAGCTGTACAGACTCCGAAGAGGAGGTAGAAGTTGAGCAGAGGGATCTCACCGGATTAGCCGGCCGACTGTCTTCAGTGCAATTACAACCCGTGGAAAATAGCGGAAATAGTAACACAAG CGGCAGCAGTTCAGGAAGTAACTCAGTGCCTCACAGTTTTAGTGTagaagaaattcaaaaaactagGTCTCAACTGAAATCGTCAAAGTCCTATCCCGacgattttttcaagaaacaaaaCGCTTCGAGTGCGAAGATGGAAGCAGCAGAAGATGGGGATAATAGTTCCTCGGGAGTAAGTTCCGACCAGGAAATCACCACCGTTTCCAGTTCAGAGTACCATACAACCACCGATGCTGCTCTTAAAATTCAAAGGCCACAAGCCA GTCTTCTTAAAAGACACGCAGTCTCTCTGGCCCAATTACCGCCCCCGATTGAAAACGAAAACGAcgaaaaagaagaattttgTTTACCACCCCCTCCAGAGTTCAACGAAAGTCAAGCGGCTCTAATGACAGCCGAAGAACTTGTTGTAGCTCCTCCACCTCAGTTCAGCGATAACCGACAGGTTACCAGG GTTCGAATAGTCGGTGCTGTTCCTAAAGGGGTTCCTGCACTCAACAAAGCTCAACCAAAAATGAAGCAAGGCCGTCTACATAGCCAATAA
- the Prosap gene encoding SH3 and multiple ankyrin repeat domains protein 2 isoform X8 produces MSNNGFIENFSLSEIKFSICDIHLAKMEEEDELMRGGPQDSGYLLVRINVPELSVQKCLQFPRDQLVWDVKQQCLAALPKELKESFNYGLFFPPENGRAGKFLDEERRLGDYPFNGPVGYLELKYKRRVYKMITLDEKQLKSLHTRANLRRFLDYVQNGQVEKITKMCSKGLDPNFHCQESGETPLTIATGIKKPDKVLMALVNGGAILDYRTKDGSTALHRAVEHRSVEALKTLLELGASPNYKDNKGLTPLYFTISPNVDPVFAETLLHDHATTGAADTQGWQEVHQACKHGLFKHLEHLLFYGADMNAHNASGNTPLHVCAVNGQDSCARQLLFRGADRQALNYANQTPCQVAVIAGNMELVELIQNYRQEDVVPFRGPPSYNPKRRSAVGLLTRAPSLSTLHLPPSPCPSDRSSLPFSSASSSLSDGSVPPEMDTASIVTDKSLGDASDIISDSSGVGTANSDTTNCSMSMPGSTVVCVESYSPKEKGHISIREGELIEVTGATDDGYLEGNVRSSGNRSGLFPAHCVQEVKLRHTIQAPMIVARDARIPVPSQSGSRVVGRRESTSKQFATAPRSKKPYSPMCLEPRTVVLHKGRKGFGFILRGAKAMSPLMEMTPSDLKCPALQYLDDVDPGGVADMAGLKKGDFLLRINNEDVSSASHEHVVDLIRKSGNLVQMTVITWDPPTAHGTMHMSRSANLPSGDFPDNPGSRQFSTLPRKMGGVMGSIGRPAQAPLPPRRDPKTTLSIGRARAKSLVAGLGGDRDETDDMAKSSSAESIQQTPCGTGTSTPVQPRTASIRQRPTSTRMGHTALEDLFHKQQQDLDSTNQNCNINFETISISSTGSGTKGRVYASVAEMKRNRSKVKSKFIDIFGGQELRRTFHSTPDLAQEVAYLTNSQTLPNIKNHRSQEDLGVIMGVNRNLPPPNHPPPPPPQQVLKFEIPRPRSENLQGRDAISEGIASSFNPSANAKLYAAPDDLKTVAYRSKSNASQSSRPILRKSQSLKQTQYQSSLNTSGPAAPCISSQIQTNPYAQPFRTARSNSTASNRTKRKKIPTSKSASNIVQLGHAGPPTTPEPDYSCTDSEEEVEVEQRDLTGLAGRLSSVQLQPVENSGNSNTSGSSSGSNSVPHSFSVEEIQKTRSQLKSSKSYPDDFFKKQNASSAKMEAAEDGDNSSSGVSSDQEITTVSSSEYHTTTDAALKIQRPQASLLKRHAVSLAQLPPPIENENDEKEEFCLPPPPEFNESQAALMTAEELVVAPPPQFSDNRQVTRVRIVGAVPKGVPALNKAQPKMKQGRLHSQ; encoded by the exons GAACTTAAGGAAAGCTTCAACTATGGCCTGTTTTTCCCTCCGGAGAATGGCAGAGCTGGCAAGTTTCTGGATGAGGAACGACGCCTCGGAGACTATCCCTTTAATGGACCTGTGGGCTATCTCGAG CTCAAGTATAAGCGTCGAGTTTATAAAATGATCACTTTGGACGAAAAACAGctgaaaagtttgcacactagGGCAAATCTTCGCCGATTCCTGGATTACGTTCAGAATGGGCAGGTAgagaaaattacgaaaatgtGCTCGAAGGGACTGGATCCGAATTTCCATTGCCAGGAATCGGGAG aaacACCTTTAACTATCGCCACAGGCATAAAGAAACCTGACAAAGTGCTCATGGCTCTGGTGAATGGAGGGGCGATCCTGGATTACCGAACCAAAGACGGTTCCACGGCCCTACATCGAGCTGTGGAACACAGAAGTGTAGAGGCTCTCAAGACCTTATTAGAGCTGGGAGCCTCTCCCAATTACAAGGACAACAAAGGGCTCACTCCTCTCTATTTCACCATAAGCCCTAATGTGGATCCGGTGTTTGCAGAAACCCTTCTGCATGACCACGCGACGACTGGGGCTGCAGACACCCAGGGATGGCAAGAGGTTCATCAG GCGTGCAAACACGGCCTATTCAAGCACCTCGAGCATCTCTTGTTCTATGGCGCAGACATGAATGCGCATAATGCGTCCGGAAACACGCCCCTTCATGTGTGCGCAGTCAACGGACAGGACTCTTGCGCGCGTCAATTATTATTCCGCGGCGCAGATCGACAGGCGCTCAACTACGCTAATCAGACGCCCTGTCAAGTAGCTGTGATAGCTGGCAACATGGAGCTGGTTGAGCTGATCCAAAATTATCGGCAAGAGGATGTTG TCCCTTTTCGCGGACCCCCCAGCTACAACCCCAAAAGGCGTAGCGCCGTTGGATTGTTGACCAGAGCTCCCTCATTGAGCACCCTCCATTTACCACCCTCTCCCTGTCCTAGTGACCGATCCTCCCTCCCTTTTAGCTCTGCCAGTTCTAGTCTCAGCGACGGAAGTGTCCCTCCAGAGATGGATACTGCCAGCATCGTTACAG ACAAAAGTCTCGGCGACGCTAGCGACATCATCAGTGATAGTTCTGGAGTGGGTACTGCCAACTCAGATACCACGAACTGCAGCATGTCCATGCCCGGAAGTACTGTGGTTTGCGTGGAATCTTATTCTCCCAAGGAAAAGGGCCATATTAGTATCAGGGAGGGAGAACTGATTGAGG TGACTGGAGCTACAGATGACGGTTACCTCGAAGGCAACGTTCGCAGTTCTGGCAACCGTTCCGGACTGTTTCCGGCCCATTGCGTCCAAGAAGTCAAATTACGGCACACAATCCAGGCCCCCATGATCGTTGCGCGTGACGCCAGAATTCCAGTGCCATCTCAATCTGGGAGTCGTGTAGTCGGGAGGCGAGAGAGTACGTCCAAGCAATTCGCCACAGCTCCCAGATCCAAAAAACC ATATTCTCCAATGTGTTTGGAGCCTCGAACCGTGGTCCTCCACAAAGGAAGAAAAGGGTTCGGGTTTATTCTTCGAGGAGCCAAAGCCATGTCGCCCTTAATGGAAATGACCCCGTCCGACCTCAAGTGTCCTGCCCTACAATACCTAGATGATGTCGATCCGGGTGGAGTGGCCGATATGGCAGGTTTAAAAAAGGGCGACTTTTTACTGAGGATAAATAACGAGGACGTATCGTCAGCGTCACACGAGCATGTGGTTGACCTAATCCGAAAATCTGGAAACTTGGTCCAAATGACGGTTATTACGTGGGATCCGCCCACCGCACACGGCACAATGCACATGAGCAGATCGGCAAATCTGCCCTCCGGTGATTTCCCAGACAATCCAGGCTCGAGGCAATTCTCCACTCTACCTCGAAAGATGGGCGGTGTGATGGGCAGTATAGGACGGCCTGCACAAGCGCCTTTGCCGCCCAGGAGAGATCCCAAAACCACGCTGAGTATTGGTAGAGCTCGGGCGAAAAGTCTAGTTGCCGGATTAG GAGGAGATAGAGACGAGACTGATGACATGGCTAAATCAAGTTCTGCGGAATCGATCCAGCAGACGCCTTGCGGCACTGGGACCTCCACCCCAGTCCAGCCTAGAACTGCGTCCATAAGACAAAGACCCACCTCTACAAGGATGGGGCACACGGCCCTGGAAGATCTCTTCCACAAGCAACAGCAGGATTTGGATAGTACAAACCAGAATTGTAATATTAACTTCGAAACTATTAGCATTAGCAGCACGGGATCCGGGACGAAGGGCAGGGTATATGCTAGTGTGGCTGAAATGAAACGTAATAGGTCCAAG gttaaatcaaaattcatcgACATCTTTGGTGGTCAAGAACTGCGCAGGACCTTCCACAGCACCCCAGATCTGGCCCAGGAAGTGGCTTATTTGACCAATTCCCAAACATTGCCCAACATAAAGAACCATCGAAGTCAAGAGGACCTGGGCGTGATTATGGGAGTCAATCGAAATCTGCCTCCTCCCAATCATCCGCCTCCACCTCCACCTCAACAGGTTCTCAAGTTTGAAATACCTAGACCCAGatctgaaaatttgcaagGCAGAGATGCAATATCTGAAG gtaTCGCATCATCTTTCAATCCTTCGGCAAATGCAAAGCTCTACGCTGCTCCAGATGATCTGAAAACTGTAGCTTATAGGTCGAAAAGTAATGCTTCGCAATCGTCCAGGCCAATTTTACGGAAGTCTCAGAGCTTGAAGCAGACGCAATATCAATCTTCGTTGAATACCTCCGGACCGGCCGCGCCTTGCATATCCAGCCAAATTCAGACGAATCCCTATGCTCAGCCATTCCGGACTGCTAGGTCAAATTCCACAGCAAGCAATAGgaccaaaaggaaaaaaatcccAACAAGCAAATCGGCATCGAATATTGTGCAATTAGGACATGCAGGTCCTCCGACCACGCCGGAACCAGACTACAGCTGTACAGACTCCGAAGAGGAGGTAGAAGTTGAGCAGAGGGATCTCACCGGATTAGCCGGCCGACTGTCTTCAGTGCAATTACAACCCGTGGAAAATAGCGGAAATAGTAACACAAG CGGCAGCAGTTCAGGAAGTAACTCAGTGCCTCACAGTTTTAGTGTagaagaaattcaaaaaactagGTCTCAACTGAAATCGTCAAAGTCCTATCCCGacgattttttcaagaaacaaaaCGCTTCGAGTGCGAAGATGGAAGCAGCAGAAGATGGGGATAATAGTTCCTCGGGAGTAAGTTCCGACCAGGAAATCACCACCGTTTCCAGTTCAGAGTACCATACAACCACCGATGCTGCTCTTAAAATTCAAAGGCCACAAGCCA GTCTTCTTAAAAGACACGCAGTCTCTCTGGCCCAATTACCGCCCCCGATTGAAAACGAAAACGAcgaaaaagaagaattttgTTTACCACCCCCTCCAGAGTTCAACGAAAGTCAAGCGGCTCTAATGACAGCCGAAGAACTTGTTGTAGCTCCTCCACCTCAGTTCAGCGATAACCGACAGGTTACCAGG GTTCGAATAGTCGGTGCTGTTCCTAAAGGGGTTCCTGCACTCAACAAAGCTCAACCAAAAATGAAGCAAGGCCGTCTACATAGCCAATAA